Proteins from one Cryptomeria japonica chromosome 4, Sugi_1.0, whole genome shotgun sequence genomic window:
- the LOC131071046 gene encoding 3-hydroxy-3-methylglutaryl-coenzyme A reductase 1-like, translated as MDFSGLGKSKMGVKNGGETDCCGDFKMMKKREFNGNSKLLASDALLLPLGLANKLFFLVFFASSYFLMKRWREKMGTSTPLHVVNFGELVAIVAHLASFIYLLGFFGIDYVQNFISGNDDFAEKVDLNIPPTTCGIADKEEIVVKKPEVQLKGINLGDNEDGDIAAAVCNGTVASYSLESSLGDCKRAASVRRRALEIMTGRSLDGLPLEGFDYQSILGQCCEMPVGYVQIPVGVAGPLVVNGSEYMVPMATTEGCLVASTNRGCKAILMSGGATSILLRDGMTRAPVVRFQSAKRASELKFYIEDPANSNNLSDIFNRTSRFARLQGIKCAIAGKNLYMRFSCFTGDAMGMNMVSKGVENVLDYLQNTFPDMDVISVSGNFCADKKPAAVNWIEGRGKSVVCEAIITEAVVNKVLKTTVPALLELNMLKNLTGSAMAGAMGGFNAHAANIVSAMFIATGQDPAQNVESSHCLTMMEGVNGGKDLHISVTMPCIEVGTVGGGTQLASQAACLNMLGVKGANASSPGENAQNLARIVAAAVLAGELSLMSALAAGQLVKSHMKYNRSSKDVKAAA; from the exons ATGGATTTTTCTGGTCTCGGAAAATCTAAAATGGGCGTCAAGAATGGAGGAGAAACTGATTGTTGCGGTgatttcaagatgatgaagaaaagggaaTTCAATGGGAATTCAAAGCTGTTGGCCTCTGATGCGCTGCTTCTCCCCTTGGGACTCGCCAACAAGTTGTTCTTTCTGGTTTTCTTCGCATCATCATATTTCCTGatgaagagatggagagagaagaTGGGTACCTCAACGCCTCTCCATGTTGTCAACTTTGGGGAGCTTGTGGCCATTGTTGCCCACTTGGCTTCCTTCATATATCTGCTGGGATTCTTTGGAATTGATTATGTCCAAAACTTTATCAGTGGCAATGATGATTTTGCTGAAAAGGTGGATCTCAACATCCCTCCAACAACCTGTGGGATagcagacaaagaagaaattgttgTTAAGAAACCTGAGGTCCAGCTCAAGGGAATTAACCTTGGTGACAATGAGGATGGAGACATTGCAGCTGCTGTATGTAATGGCACTGTAGCCTCCTATTCTCTTGAATCCTCCCTTGGGGACTGCAAGAGAGCTGCCTCTGTCAGGAGGAGGGCCTTAGAGATCATGACCGGGAGATCCCTTGATGGGCTGCCCCTGGAGGGATTTGATTATCAATCCATTCTTGGACAGTGCTGTGAGATGCCTGTAGGTTACGTACAAATTCCTGTGGGTGTAGCAGGACCCTTAGTAGTCAATGGGTCAGAATACATGGTGCCCATGGCAACCACAGAAGGGTGTCTGGTGGCCAGCACCAACAGAGGTTGCAAGGCCATTCTTATGAGTGGTGGGGCCACAAGCATTCTTCTCAGAGATGGCATGACTAGGGCTCCTGTTGTGAGGTTTCAGAGTGCCAAGAGGGCTTCAGAGCTCAAGTTCTATATTGAGGATCCTGCAAACTCTAATAACCTCTCTGATATCTTCAACAG GACAAGCAGATTTGCTAGGctacaaggtataaaatgtgcaATTGCAGGCAAGAATTTGTACATGAGATTCTCATGTTTCACTGGAGATGCCATGGGCATGAATATGGTCTCCAAGGGTGTTGAGAATGTCTTGGATTATCTTCAAAATACGTTCCCTGACATGGATGTTATCAGCGTTTCTG GCAATTTCTGTGCAGACAAGAAGCCCGCGGCAGTGAACTGGATTGAAGGGCGTGGGAAATCGGTAGTGTGTGAGGCCATCATAACAGAGGCGGTTGTTAACAAGGTGTTAAAGACGACAGTTCCAGCATTGTTGGAGCTGAACATGCTAAAGAACTTGACTGGGTCTGCAATGGCAGGTGCCATGGGAGGATTCAATGCCCATGCTGCCAACATTGTGTCAGCTATGTTCATTGCAACaggccaagatcctgcacaaaatGTGGAGAGCTCCCACTGTCTTACAATGATGGAAGGGGTGAACGGGGGAAAGGACCTGCACATTTCGGTTACCATGCCATGCATTGAAGTGGGGACGGTGGGAGGAGGGACTCAGTTGGCATCACAGGCGGCATGCTTGAACATGCTTGGAGTGAAAGGAGCAAATGCTTCATCTCCTGGAGAAAATGCTCAGAACTTGGCAAGAATAGTGGCAGCAGCAGTTTTGGCAGGAGAGCTGTCTCTCATGTCTGCCCTTGCTGCCGGTCAGCTGGTGAAAAGCCATATGAAGTATAACCGATCAAGCAAAGACGTGAAAGCAGCAGCTTAA